One stretch of Rhinolophus ferrumequinum isolate MPI-CBG mRhiFer1 chromosome 3, mRhiFer1_v1.p, whole genome shotgun sequence DNA includes these proteins:
- the LOC117020561 gene encoding 60S ribosomal protein L37a-like, whose amino-acid sequence MAKRTKKVRIVGKYGTHQGASLRKMVKKTEISPHTKYTCSFGGKTKMKRRAVGIWHCGSCMKTVAGGAWSYSTTSAVTVKSAIRRLKELKDQ is encoded by the coding sequence ATGGCTAAACGCACCAAGAAGGTGAGAATCGTGGGTAAATACGGGACTCATCAAGGTGCCTCCCTCAGGAAAATggtgaagaaaactgaaatcagcCCGCACACCAAGTACACTTGCTCCTTCGGTGGCAAAACCAAGATGAAGAGACGAGCTGTTGGGATCTGGCACTGTGGCTCCTGCATGAAAACAGTAGCTGGTGGTGCCTGGAGTTACAGCACCACTTCTGCCGTCACAGTAAAGTCTGCTATCAGAAGACTGAAGGAGTTGAAAGACCAGTAG